GTGTATACGGAGGGATGAGCTATTTCTTCTCTTCTGGAAGGAACGCGACGGTGCTGCAGATGGCGTATGCCTACGATGAGGATAAGGTAAGTGGTGCGAGCTTTCTGGGGTCGGCGGGTCCATCCTTTGCCAGGCGTGTGTACAATTTAGTCCAGATGGCCCTTTTGGCACATTTACCTGCTACACAGCCGCGTCGCTCCCTTCACCCCCTTCTCTAAGCTACACATGGGTAATTCCCTGGGAAATTTAATTTTGAGTTTCAACGACTTGGCCCCCGTGGAGAAGAGGCTGCGGGAAAATGGTATACAGCTGGAGGAGTCGCACAACGGCTGGGTGGTCAAGGATCTGGACGGGTACAGCGTTCGTTTGAAGAGCGACAagtgaaaagaaagaaaaaaaaaaaaaaaacgcatgaaGGGCTCATAATTTTTCACCACTTGGGAGGAACACCCCTGTCCACTATTTACAAACGCATTTATGGAACTGAGAAGAATACGCTCAAAACGGGAGAGACGCAGATCAACGGGAAAGTGCCAAAATAGGGAgttaacaaatttgtgcaAGGTGGACAAATCTAGCGAAatgagctagccaaaatgaaaaaaaaaaaaaaaaacaggtaaaatccaaaaggaggaaaaacacacacacacacacgtggaTGTACAACCGAACGGTTGACGAATCACCCGTCCCTCGGAAAAGATCCCAGTTGAATCATTTTGGAGGGGAGCTCTCCACAGGATTACCCCTCTCCGCCCTTTTCTTAAAATcgtcctttgtttttttcttatgaCAGAAGGTACACAATGTCTGGAGGTTGTCAAAGGATGCCTCTCCACCCCCCCTGAAAACAGGCAAGATATGGTCCACGTTCCAGATATGGCCCTCCATTGGTTTCTCAAGTATGTATGTGAGATGATTAATATCTTCAATAAATAgtggatattttttaataaaataatcaattttttcgttaattGAAAAGTATTTTagatttttaatttgtctAATTAAGTTTGTGCAATCCAATTTGCAAATATTACAAATGCCTTTATCTCTTTCGTAAATTAATCTTCGTATACTGgtggaacttttttttaaaaaataaaattttctgcaCTTGCCCTCGCAAAACATATTGCTTTCATCACATAtgagaatatttttaacattacAACTTTGCAATTTAATCGTGTCGAATTCGTGATGAAATTTTTCGATCGTGGCGCTGTCTGAGTGGTCCTGCAAATATTTCATAACGTTGCATTCGCCTACTATGGCACTGGCACAAGGGGGTAACTCACTTTTACACTGTAGACATTTAACTGCGTTTCGTTTTTCATCATACTCTTGGTAATAGAAGACTTGCAGTTTCCCCTTGAAGCTGTTTTTAAGGTACGTCTTCACGTATGTCTTATCGCTTGCGGCGAAGTTTTTTATGTACCTCTCAAATTTTAGGGgcttcgttttattttctctatcGCGCAAATGGCGAAGCAGCGATATGTTCATgtcgcattttttattttcaattaaCTTCTTTTCGTTCGTGCTTAGTTTGTtgtaattttgcaaaaatttaatcGCGCATTTTTTGAGAAGCGTCCCTGattttttgtcccccccACCCTTGGTCAAGTGTTCCATGGGAAAGTTGGTCTTCTTGTTTTGGTAGTACGCGTGGATTCTGTTTGTGAGGGTGTTTATTTGGAAGAGGAATTTTCGTTTTCGGTCGCTTCGGACGTTGAGGTGTTGGCCGCTCAGTTGGTTATGGAGTTGGCAGCTCAATTCGCTGCGGGGTTGGCCGCTCAATTCGTTGTGGGGTTGGGCGCTTGCCTCCTCTGGGGAGTAACTGCTTCTGGAAGGAACGCCACTCCCGCGTGAGGCACTCTGCCCGCTTAGCAGAAGCACGTCCCCCGAAACGTTCTCATAAAGGAGATCCTTGGCAACAAACTCCGTTCCATCGACGATCGAGCGAGTACTATGTGCACAGAGTGTGAACCTCTTCCACGTTTTGTAGTCGCTCCCTAAGCCATTTTTCaagaggaagtaaaaaacgTACGTGTTGAATTGCTGGTTCTTCCTAAATAGTCTACTTTCGCATTGTTGCAAGTGAAAGAAGTTTACAGGAAATTCTAGGAAAAAACACAAGTTGCAGAAAGTGAAGTCTAGTCCATGGCTAACTGAGCAGATAGTAAAAATGCCATACTGACAGCTGTGGTTCatgcgaaaaaattgtattttttctcgcttttccttttcgcttaAACTTCCCTTCAGTACAACGTAGTCTATAATGgcttgttcacttttttttttactttttatcatttttagcAACTCCTCTTCGATGCATTTGCACACAGTTAGGTGgtagcaaaaaattattttttttttccctgggAAATGTTCCTCCATGTATTTCATCGCATGAACCACTTTAGAGAGTCCCTCCTCTACCTTTTTGGATTTAATCTGAACTTGAAAAAACTCGCTCAGTGCTTGTCTGTTGGGGGTTGTAAAATCTGAGCCAACAGACTGGGTTCCCTCTTTTGAGTCCTTCACGACATTTTGGAgagcattttcttcctcactTGGGGGACAAAGGGAGggtgacaaaaaattgacgAGATTATCTGTACCTATGGTGTAAGGTCCATGAGGTAAGTACACGAAGAATCTCTTCAAGTCTGGAAAGCTTGAAGTAAAGACCTCTGAAATGGACCGTCTTATCAtgaccgttttttttaagaaaaggTGGAATTCCCAGGAGCGTAAATTTTCTTCGTATATCTTTTGTCctctgcaaaaatattttttgcagaatTCTTCTCCAAAAGTGAACTTATTTttacagaaaatttttttgctgtttATGAGGTACTTAATTTGGTGGTATATATTGATGGGTCTGTTTATGGAAGGAGTTCCACTCAGGAAAATGAcgttttttgtctttttaaGGGTGCTTTTgatcattttggctagctggctTTGCTTCCCATAGTGTACTGTTCTTATGAAGTGACTTTCGTCCACGATAATTAGTttgaattttatttcgtttatCAGGTGGGCCAGCTTTTTGTACAGCTCGAAGGAGACGATGATGATTCTGTAGAGGGGGTGAAAGCGAAAGGGTTTAGCGTTAGCGTATCAGGGGTGGTGGTTGTGTACCACTGGTTCGCATCGTGGTGGTGTCTTTGGTGGGCCGCTCTTCGTTCTCCGCTCTCTACTCTCCACTCTCTACTCTACGCTCCCACTCGTTTGCTTCCTCTCCGCACCTGTACAGCCGGGCCCCCCTCGGGAAGTCGTTCGAGCCGCCAACCACGAGCACCTTGGAAGGGTCGAACGCAGGCACGAACTTCTCAATTTCGCAGGCCCAGTTAAGCTTCAGAGATGACGGAGTTACAATGAGGGTGGGGTAAAGccgaaaaaagtggaaaatacAAATAGCCTGCAGCGTTTTTCCTAGTCCCATTTCGTCGCCGATTAATATTCTTCCATTCTGCTGTTTAAAGAAGTACACAGATTCTAGCTGGTACGGTAGGATCACCTTTTGAATCCTCTTGGGgagcttcttttttatttcttcaaggcacttctttttaatttcgctcaaaatttttttcttaactttTTGCTTTCGTTTCGCGTAGTGGTGTCTTAGTATATGAGCTCTGAGTTTTTCTCGACTGAAAAGGTAGGAGGATTTGGCTAGCTCGTCCAACTTGTACGAGCTGGTTATGCGGTTGTCTTCTTGGGAGGAGTACTTGGGGGGGCATGCAGTGGGCGATTCCCTTACCCCTCCCATTTGAGCAGTCCCAGCAGGGCGTGGTGAGTCCGCTCTGTGGAGAAGCCCCTCCTCCGGGTGATGCCCCTCCTCCGGGTGATGCCCCTCCTCCGGTTGATACCCCTCCTCCGGGTGATGCCCCTCCTCAAGTTCGCACTGATACTTCTCGTAGGTCATCCGCATGACGCTGGAGAATCtccactttaaaaaaaacttatgtACACGTGCTTTCTCGTGCATCCTCGGGTAGACGTGTCCAAAGTAGTGGAAAACACAGCTGGGAATTTCGTGCACAAAACAGTGGTTGTATAAGCGGAATACAAAATAACGTAGCATTAGAGGGTAGGAGCAAAGGTCGAACACACACCCGCAGAGATAGTTGTTATTGTCGACGCTGAGTCTTCTAAAGGAGGCTTTCTTCTCAATATCTTTCGATAggtggaaggggaaaattccACTCTGTATGTAGTCCCTCCTGGGTTTCCAAGTCAATGGCAGATATTTGAGCTCATCAAAAAAGTCCCGTCCGTTTATGTACCACTGGGTGTACCTATCAGTTAGGGTTTCAAATAaatgtctatttttttttttttttttcgacatgGTTTATAAATTTGGAATTGTACAGAAAGAGCAGCTCTCCTTTTGCGTCTCCGTTTGCGTCTCCTTTTGCTCCTCCTTCTGCgtctcctccttttgctcctccttttgcgtctcctccttttgcttctccctttcccccccctttggacTGTACCTTCGCATAGTTCTCCTTCCTAAGGAGGGCTGCATATCGTTTTCGGCTGAGTGAAAAGTTGCATCTCCAACTAGACCTGAAGAAGGAGTAGGACTTCCCATGGGAGAACTTCCTTGCAGGACGAAAGCTTCTCAATTTAGTCCACTTTGGAAATTCGAACAAATCGATACATGTATTGAtcctatatatgtattttataatcttcctatattttattctatgtCTTTTTATTGTCCTCAAGTCTGTGACTACTTCTCTGATTATATCGCTGACTATTTTGTTGAAGTCGTTGGCAAAGCTGAGatttccaaaatggtgaatGCGATAGGAGTGGgtcttttccatttcgaagcagatttttttcctattttgaaggaacaaattttctCTCTTATCAAACATGGAGTCCTCTACTCTCCTTTTGGAAACCCTCTCGTGACACTGTGTGCACTCGAAGTAGTTCCCATACTTCCCCTCCTTCAGAATTACTGAACTGTTACTACATGTAAGGCAGTTGGCATACTGTCCCAGTTGTTCATTACTCAACTTTAGTTTCCTCATCAGGTTGGTAAAGGTGTGGTAGGTGGCGATTATCCTTCGAAATTTCAGCGTTAGAGAATTATCTCCCTCCGGGGGGGAACTGTCACTTCGAGACCCCGTCTGATCCCTTCTGGGGGGAGTTTTCTCCGCATTGGTGGCGAGGTGCCCATTGGTGGTGAGGTGCCCTTTGGTGGTGATGTGCCCTTTGGTGGTGAGGTGCCCTTTGGTTGTGAGGTACCCTTTGGTGGTGAGGTGCCCACTGGGGGTATCATCAGACAGTCCcgcttctttcccccctgttGCTTCTCTCCTCGTGAACTTCCCATGCAGAATAGTTGAGTTGTACAGGCTCGTCGAGATGGGGATGGCGTAGTTTGCTGCTCCCTCCGCGTGTGTCCTCTTCGAGGGGGTGTTTTCCTGCCTGCTCGTCTTTCTACTTGATTTCGCAAAGTACTTGCTGCGCCTCTTCGTGGGGGAGCGGTTGGCACCGCTGGCGAGTGGAGATACCATCGGGGGGTGGCGTTTCATTTGCTTCGTGCAAGTCATCAAATGGTCGTGCGTATTCCCTTTTGCGCAAATTTTCCAAGTGGAGCAGCGAATTGGGGCCCCTAAATATAGGGATGGAAGGGTGGTCCCCCTTCCTGCTCCTGCTCTACCTACAGAGCATCACATAATGGGAGCCCCCAGCTCTAACGCAAATGGTGACGCTGAAAGGGGCATGTTGCGCTTCCGTgtgataatttatttcacaaTGAGGGCGCTTCTCTCCCCTGTGGGGGGAGGTCACTTCCCCTTGATGTTTTTCACGACGTGGGAATATGTCGCTTGGCTGAGCAAGAACGGCATACCgtttctttgtttttaatttcacaGTTGGGTTGAAGTTGCACTGTTGAAGCTGCACGGTTGAAGCTGTACGGTTGAAGCTGCACGGTTGAAGTTGCGCAGTCGGAGCTCCGCGTGGGGATTGGCGCGCTGCACCCTCGTATGTGTGAACGAGGATATTCACGCAGGTAACACGCGCGGGGCGGCAAGCTACTGCCACGTGTCAAGTGTACAGGCCAGTTGAAAAAGCGTCAGTTggac
The window above is part of the Plasmodium cynomolgi strain B DNA, chromosome 11, whole genome shotgun sequence genome. Proteins encoded here:
- a CDS encoding helicase (putative), producing the protein MRKLKLSNEQLGQYANCLTCSNSSVILKEGKYGNYFECTQCHERVSKRRVEDSMFDKRENLFLQNRKKICFEMEKTHSYRIHHFGNLSFANDFNKIVSDIIREVVTDLRTIKRHRIKYRKIIKYIYRINTCIDLFEFPKYTQWYINGRDFFDELKYLPLTWKPRRDYIQSGIFPFHLSKDIEKKASFRRLSVDNNNYLCGCVFDLCSYPLMLRYFVFRLYNHCFVHEIPSCVFHYFGHVYPRMHEKARVHKFFLKWRFSSVMRMTYEKYQCELEEGHHPEEGYQPEEGHHPEEGHHPEEGLLHRADSPRPAGTAQMGGVRESPTACPPKYSSQEDNRITSSYKLDELAKSSYLFSREKLRAHILRHHYAKRKQKVKKKILSEIKKKCLEEIKKKLPKRIQKVILPYQLESVYFFKQQNGRILIGDEMGLGKTLQAICIFHFFRLYPTLIVTPSSLKLNWACEIEKFVPAFDPSKVLVVGGSNDFPRGARLYRIIIVSFELYKKLAHLINEIKFKLIIVDESHFIRTVHYGKQSQLAKMIKSTLKKTKNVIFLSGTPSINRPINIYHQIKYLINSKKIFCKNKFTFGEEFCKKYFCRGQKIYEENLRSWEFHLFLKKTVMIRRSISEVFTSSFPDLKRFFVYLPHGPYTIGTDNLVNFLSPSLCPPSEEENALQNVVKDSKEGTQSVGSDFTTPNRQALSEFFQVQIKSKKVEEGLSKVVHAMKYMEEHFPGKKKIIFCYHLTVCKCIEEELLKMIKSKKKSEQAIIDYVVLKGSLSEKEKREKIQFFRMNHSCQYGIFTICSVSHGLDFTFCNLCFFLEFPVNFFHLQQCESRLFRKNQQFNTYVFYFLLKNGLGSDYKTWKRFTLCAHSTRSIVDGTEFVAKDLLYENVSGDVLLLSGQSASRGSGVPSRSSYSPEEASAQPHNELSGQPRSELSCQLHNQLSGQHLNVRSDRKRKFLFQINTLTNRIHAYYQNKKTNFPMEHLTKGGGDKKSGTLLKKCAIKFLQNYNKLSTNEKKLIENKKCDMNISLLRHLRDRENKTKPLKFERYIKNFAASDKTYVKTYLKNSFKGKLQVFYYQEYDEKRNAVKCLQCKSELPPCASAIVGECNVMKYLQDHSDSATIEKFHHEFDTIKLQSCNVKNILICDESNMFCEGKCRKFYFLKKSSTSIRRLIYERDKGICNICKLDCTNLIRQIKNLKYFSINEKIDYFIKKYPLFIEDINHLTYILEKPMEGHIWNVDHILPVFRGGGEASFDNLQTLCTFCHKKKTKDDFKKRAERGNPVESSPPK